One genomic segment of Pedobacter endophyticus includes these proteins:
- a CDS encoding NADH:flavin oxidoreductase, whose translation MNTDSLFKPFSLKTLNTKNRIVMAPMTRSFSPDGIPTDDVAAYYAKRAAGQVGLILSEGTVINRPSSSADPNIPHFYGEQALAAWQKVINSVHTAGGQMGPQIWHQGIMENHPSGWLPGTPFEGPSSLNKPGFENGVAMNDAAIADTIAAFGQAAADAKALGFDTVEIHGAHQYLIDQFFWDGTNNRTDIYGGKTLAERTRFAVEVIKEVRKRVGDDFALIIRLSQFKPAAYDFKLAKNETEMEQWLTPLADAGVDIFHCSQRRFWEPEFEGSDLNFAGWAKKVTGKATISVGSVGLDGDFFGAFAGQSSQPSSLDELVRRMDRGDFDLVAVGRPLLADPNWVEKIKNNRTDELKGFSKEALAELV comes from the coding sequence ATGAACACAGATAGTTTATTTAAGCCTTTCAGCTTAAAAACATTGAACACGAAAAACAGAATTGTTATGGCGCCTATGACGCGGTCGTTTTCGCCTGATGGCATCCCTACCGATGATGTAGCTGCCTATTATGCAAAAAGAGCTGCAGGTCAGGTTGGCCTGATCTTATCAGAAGGCACCGTAATCAATCGCCCATCCTCTTCGGCCGATCCAAATATCCCGCACTTTTATGGCGAACAGGCGTTGGCCGCTTGGCAAAAAGTAATTAATAGCGTTCATACCGCAGGCGGGCAAATGGGTCCACAGATTTGGCATCAGGGTATTATGGAAAATCACCCATCTGGGTGGTTGCCAGGCACCCCGTTCGAAGGGCCATCATCTCTTAACAAGCCCGGTTTTGAAAACGGCGTTGCCATGAACGATGCTGCCATTGCCGACACCATTGCCGCATTTGGTCAGGCAGCTGCTGATGCAAAAGCCTTAGGTTTCGATACTGTAGAAATTCATGGTGCACATCAATACCTGATCGACCAATTTTTTTGGGACGGCACCAACAATCGCACCGATATTTATGGTGGCAAAACATTGGCCGAGCGTACACGTTTCGCCGTTGAGGTAATTAAAGAAGTACGCAAACGCGTTGGAGACGATTTTGCGCTTATTATTCGCTTATCGCAATTTAAGCCAGCGGCCTACGATTTTAAACTGGCCAAAAATGAAACTGAAATGGAGCAATGGTTAACGCCGCTTGCAGATGCTGGTGTTGACATTTTCCACTGTTCGCAACGCCGTTTCTGGGAGCCAGAGTTTGAAGGTTCTGATTTGAACTTTGCAGGCTGGGCCAAAAAAGTAACTGGCAAAGCAACCATCTCGGTGGGTTCGGTTGGGCTCGACGGCGATTTCTTTGGTGCTTTTGCTGGCCAAAGCTCTCAACCAAGCTCGCTCGATGAACTGGTACGCCGGATGGATCGTGGCGATTTCGACCTTGTTGCTGTTGGTCGTCCGCTTTTAGCTGACCCGAACTGGGTAGAAAAAATTAAGAACAACCGTACCGACGAATTAAAAGGCTTTAGCAAAGAGGCTTTGGCAGAATTGGTATAA
- a CDS encoding ArsR/SmtB family transcription factor: MDQVEVFKALSNKTRLQILNWLKQPAENFPEQPNADFENVGVCVGQIQTKAGLSQSTISEYLAILQRADLVSATRVGQWTYYKRNEAGLKKLNEIITTEL; this comes from the coding sequence ATGGATCAAGTAGAAGTTTTTAAAGCCTTATCAAACAAAACGCGTTTACAGATTTTAAACTGGCTGAAACAGCCTGCAGAAAATTTCCCGGAACAGCCCAATGCCGATTTCGAAAACGTTGGTGTTTGTGTAGGTCAAATCCAAACAAAAGCCGGCTTATCTCAAAGCACCATTTCCGAATACCTTGCCATTTTACAAAGAGCCGATTTGGTATCTGCAACCCGCGTGGGGCAATGGACGTACTACAAACGCAACGAAGCGGGGTTGAAAAAACTGAACGAAATTATTACTACAGAATTATAA
- the greA gene encoding transcription elongation factor GreA — translation MTEVTYYTQEGLDKLKEEVHYLTTTGRQLISKAIAEARDKGDLSENAEYDAAKEAQGLHEAKIAKLKNTLANARLIDESKLDLSKVLALSIVKIKNVKNGATMTYQLVAESEADLKTGKISVKSPIAQGLLGKSVGEFAEIEVPAGKMQFEVLEISR, via the coding sequence ATGACAGAGGTAACGTACTACACACAAGAGGGGTTAGATAAATTAAAAGAGGAAGTTCATTATCTAACTACGACTGGCCGTCAGCTGATATCTAAAGCAATTGCTGAGGCAAGAGATAAGGGCGATTTGTCGGAAAATGCAGAATATGATGCCGCTAAGGAGGCGCAAGGTTTGCACGAGGCGAAAATTGCCAAATTGAAAAATACATTGGCTAATGCACGACTGATTGATGAGTCGAAATTAGATTTGTCGAAAGTGCTGGCTTTGTCGATCGTAAAGATCAAGAATGTTAAAAACGGTGCAACGATGACGTATCAATTGGTTGCCGAAAGTGAGGCTGATTTAAAAACGGGAAAAATCTCTGTTAAGTCGCCAATAGCACAGGGATTGCTCGGTAAATCAGTTGGCGAATTTGCCGAAATTGAAGTGCCTGCAGGCAAAATGCAATTCGAAGTATTAGAAATTTCGAGATAA
- a CDS encoding RNA polymerase sigma factor, which produces MSTYKSLTDLEIFVLMQEGDKFAFEEIYERFNGLLYIYACKMVSNREDARDIVQEIFVYLWSNPNIQIKTQLSSYLYTAVRYKVFDWLDKNKSRSNYLQSLTDFAEKGDYVTDNYIREREFASLIEKEVSLLPPKMRLIFEMSRQQHLTQKQIAEILQLSDKTVKKQMSNALKVLRLKLTSFLLLAVIVLIR; this is translated from the coding sequence ATGTCAACTTACAAATCGCTAACTGATCTTGAGATCTTCGTTCTGATGCAGGAGGGAGATAAGTTCGCCTTCGAGGAAATTTACGAGCGCTTTAATGGTTTGTTATACATTTACGCCTGTAAAATGGTAAGCAATAGGGAGGATGCCCGTGATATTGTGCAGGAGATTTTTGTTTACCTGTGGAGCAACCCAAATATTCAGATCAAAACGCAACTTTCATCTTATTTATATACTGCGGTTCGCTACAAGGTTTTCGATTGGTTGGACAAAAATAAATCGCGGTCGAATTATTTGCAATCGCTGACAGATTTTGCAGAGAAAGGCGATTATGTAACGGATAATTACATTCGTGAAAGAGAATTTGCTTCGCTAATTGAGAAAGAAGTAAGCTTGCTGCCGCCGAAGATGAGATTGATTTTTGAAATGAGCAGGCAACAGCACCTTACCCAAAAACAAATTGCAGAAATTCTTCAATTGTCAGACAAAACAGTTAAAAAACAAATGAGCAATGCGCTTAAGGTTTTAAGATTAAAATTAACTTCGTTTTTGTTGCTGGCTGTTATAGTTTTAATCCGTTAA
- a CDS encoding HIT family protein, translating to MTIFSKIVAGEINAHVVAETVEYLAFLDIQPLTAGHVLVIPKIEVDYIFDMDEDLYVGLWMFAKIVAKGLKTAFPCEKVGVSVVGLEVPHAHIHLIPMNHVNDMNFSKEKLKPTEEELAEAAEKIRQALLEE from the coding sequence ATGACTATCTTTTCGAAAATTGTTGCCGGAGAAATAAATGCCCATGTTGTAGCGGAAACCGTGGAGTATTTAGCTTTTTTAGATATTCAGCCGTTAACAGCCGGGCATGTATTAGTGATCCCTAAAATCGAGGTCGATTATATTTTCGATATGGATGAGGATCTGTATGTTGGGCTGTGGATGTTTGCCAAAATTGTAGCTAAGGGATTAAAAACCGCTTTCCCCTGCGAAAAAGTTGGCGTTTCTGTGGTGGGATTGGAAGTTCCGCATGCGCATATACATCTGATTCCGATGAACCATGTAAACGATATGAATTTCAGTAAGGAAAAGCTTAAACCTACCGAAGAGGAGTTGGCCGAAGCTGCTGAAAAAATCAGGCAAGCGCTGTTGGAAGAATAA
- a CDS encoding pirin family protein: MSNISLIIEERPANIGNFMVGRLLPFREKRMVGPFAFIDHMGPAAMNDHENLDVPPHPHIGLSTLTFLFEGEIEHKDSLGTDVIIKPGQVNWMTSGSGIVHSERTPEYLRHTDKLLHGLQIWVALPKALEQMEPEFFHVDDQDIPSWEQDNVSIKLIAGEAFGKKSPVPVYCPLYFLEIKSTERQKLNIGDNLFGESALYILEGGIESDGHLFEPRLILIANDAKLCEFTMLENTTVYIFGGNPFPEERFIYWNFVASEKELIEKAKQNWLEQKFKSVPGETDFVPLPNQNPYLKK; encoded by the coding sequence ATGTCGAATATTTCCCTCATTATCGAAGAAAGACCAGCAAACATTGGCAACTTTATGGTTGGCAGGCTACTGCCATTTAGAGAAAAACGTATGGTTGGGCCTTTCGCCTTTATCGACCACATGGGGCCGGCAGCAATGAACGACCATGAAAATTTAGACGTCCCTCCGCACCCGCATATTGGCTTATCGACCTTAACGTTTCTTTTTGAGGGAGAAATTGAACATAAAGATAGTTTGGGAACGGATGTAATCATTAAACCCGGTCAGGTAAACTGGATGACTTCGGGAAGTGGAATAGTTCATTCTGAAAGAACGCCGGAATATTTGCGACATACCGATAAATTGTTGCACGGCTTACAAATTTGGGTGGCACTGCCAAAGGCTTTGGAGCAAATGGAACCCGAGTTTTTTCATGTCGACGATCAAGATATACCAAGCTGGGAACAAGACAACGTAAGTATCAAGCTAATTGCCGGTGAGGCTTTCGGGAAAAAATCGCCTGTTCCCGTTTACTGTCCGCTTTATTTTTTAGAGATTAAGAGCACAGAAAGGCAAAAACTGAACATTGGCGATAATCTTTTTGGCGAAAGTGCACTTTACATTTTGGAGGGCGGGATTGAAAGCGATGGTCACCTGTTTGAACCGCGATTGATATTAATTGCCAACGATGCCAAACTCTGCGAATTTACGATGCTCGAAAACACAACGGTTTATATTTTCGGCGGAAACCCGTTTCCCGAAGAGAGGTTTATTTACTGGAACTTTGTAGCGTCAGAAAAGGAATTGATAGAAAAAGCCAAGCAAAATTGGTTGGAGCAAAAGTTCAAGTCTGTGCCAGGCGAAACGGATTTTGTTCCGCTGCCAAACCAAAACCCATATTTGAAAAAGTAG